In Candidatus Promineifilum breve, one genomic interval encodes:
- the hutI gene encoding imidazolonepropionase: MTEHVDLLIHSAGQLCLVPPHDGPQRGAALGDLGLIADGALAVADGRVVAAGPSAALRARFRATQTIDAAGRCVLPGFVDPHTHLPWQGDRAAEFEQRLAGATYMEIMAAGGGIMSTVRQTRRATVAELVEANRPRLARMLRHGTTSAEAKTGYGLDTAAELKQLDAIMALGDSQPVELTPTFLPAHAVPEEYRGDTEGYVRYLLEDTLPAGAAWMRARGIVLFCDVFCEDGAFDLDQTRRILEAATALGYRLKVHADEFVGLGGTKLAVELGAVSADHLVRTPEADIIALGRGDTVAVGLPGTPFGLAHHDYTPAKAILAAGGALALATDLNPGTTWCESMPMVIALACRYMGLTQAQAVVAATLNAAWAIGRGHDVGSLTPGFQADAIILGVADYRQLGYRYGTNLVETVIKRGQVVV; this comes from the coding sequence ATGACCGAACACGTCGATTTACTGATCCACTCCGCCGGGCAACTGTGCCTCGTGCCGCCCCACGACGGGCCACAGCGCGGCGCGGCGCTGGGCGATCTGGGCCTCATCGCCGATGGGGCGCTGGCCGTGGCCGATGGCCGCGTGGTCGCCGCCGGGCCGTCGGCCGCGTTGCGCGCCCGCTTCCGCGCCACTCAGACCATCGACGCCGCCGGCCGTTGCGTCTTGCCCGGCTTCGTCGATCCCCATACCCACCTGCCGTGGCAAGGCGACCGGGCGGCCGAGTTCGAGCAGCGGCTGGCCGGGGCCACCTACATGGAAATTATGGCGGCCGGTGGCGGCATCATGTCCACCGTGCGCCAGACGCGCCGCGCCACCGTCGCTGAACTGGTCGAGGCCAACCGGCCGCGCCTGGCCCGCATGTTGCGCCACGGCACGACCAGCGCCGAGGCCAAGACCGGCTACGGCCTGGACACGGCCGCCGAACTGAAACAACTGGACGCCATCATGGCCCTGGGCGACAGCCAGCCGGTCGAACTGACGCCCACCTTCCTGCCCGCCCACGCCGTGCCGGAGGAGTATCGCGGCGACACCGAGGGCTACGTGCGCTATCTCCTCGAAGATACGTTGCCCGCCGGGGCCGCGTGGATGCGGGCGCGGGGGATCGTCTTGTTCTGCGATGTGTTCTGCGAGGACGGCGCGTTCGACCTCGACCAGACGCGGCGCATCCTGGAAGCCGCCACCGCCCTGGGCTACCGGCTGAAAGTCCACGCCGATGAGTTCGTCGGGCTGGGCGGCACGAAGCTGGCCGTGGAGCTGGGCGCGGTGTCGGCCGACCATCTCGTGCGCACGCCGGAGGCCGACATCATCGCCCTCGGCCGGGGCGACACAGTGGCCGTGGGACTGCCGGGTACGCCGTTCGGGCTGGCCCACCACGACTACACCCCGGCCAAAGCCATCCTGGCCGCCGGTGGCGCGCTGGCCCTGGCGACCGACCTGAACCCGGGCACGACCTGGTGCGAATCGATGCCGATGGTCATCGCCCTGGCCTGCCGCTACATGGGCCTCACCCAGGCCCAGGCCGTGGTGGCGGCCACGCTCAACGCCGCCTGGGCCATCGGCCGCGGCCATGACGTGGGCAGCCTGACGCCCGGCTTTCAGGCCGACGCGATCATCCTGGGCGTCGCCGATTATCGCCAGTTGGGGTATCGCTATGGCACGAATCTGGTCGAAACGGTCATCAAGCGTGGGCAGGTGGTCGTCTAG
- a CDS encoding MFS transporter — MPHHQEPAPSQPAWAWDARRIALLGILTFARFLQNTLLRIVYPFAPAFARGLGVPVATIYFLVSLRNLIGLFSPLFAALPERYGRRVVMSISVVVFSAAALLVAGVPAVWSLGVALVVGGAVKVIYDPAMQSYLGDVVPYAQRGKALSMTEFGWSGAFLLGAPLTGWLIARQGWSSPFLWLGLAGLPAAFLLWRALPPAAQGRRGTAGLGYTWQMLRRYPIIWAATLYMMLTMVSQETLFIVYGDWMESSFSLSLTGLGFATTLIGLAEMGGEATAGWSVDRFGKRPVVILCGLLCALTFIVIPFTTSSLTASLAAMFALFFTFEIAVVGAIPLLTEIVPSARVAVMSMAFGAMAAGRTIGSVIGPFIWQRAGLPGNATVAALMMVLAVVVLFRWLHEGTTTSSETSEVAG, encoded by the coding sequence ATGCCCCACCATCAGGAACCCGCGCCGTCTCAGCCTGCCTGGGCCTGGGACGCCCGGCGCATTGCCCTTCTGGGCATTCTGACCTTTGCCCGCTTTCTGCAAAACACCCTGTTGCGCATCGTCTACCCCTTCGCCCCGGCCTTTGCCCGCGGTCTGGGCGTGCCCGTCGCCACCATCTACTTCCTCGTCTCGCTGCGCAACCTGATCGGCCTGTTCAGTCCTTTGTTCGCCGCCCTGCCGGAGCGTTACGGCCGGCGAGTGGTCATGTCCATCAGCGTCGTGGTTTTCAGCGCCGCGGCCCTGCTGGTGGCCGGCGTGCCCGCCGTGTGGTCGTTGGGCGTGGCGCTCGTCGTCGGCGGCGCGGTCAAGGTGATCTACGACCCGGCCATGCAATCCTATCTGGGCGACGTCGTGCCCTACGCCCAGCGCGGCAAGGCCCTGTCGATGACCGAGTTCGGCTGGAGCGGGGCGTTCCTGCTGGGCGCGCCGCTGACCGGCTGGCTCATCGCTCGCCAGGGATGGTCGTCCCCCTTCCTGTGGTTGGGCCTGGCCGGGCTGCCGGCGGCTTTCCTGCTGTGGCGCGCCCTGCCCCCCGCCGCCCAGGGCCGGCGCGGCACGGCCGGCCTGGGCTACACCTGGCAGATGCTGCGCCGCTACCCCATCATCTGGGCCGCGACGCTCTACATGATGCTGACGATGGTGTCTCAGGAAACCCTGTTCATCGTCTATGGCGACTGGATGGAAAGCTCCTTCAGCCTCAGCCTGACCGGCCTCGGCTTCGCCACCACGCTCATCGGCCTGGCCGAGATGGGCGGCGAGGCCACGGCCGGCTGGTCGGTCGATCGCTTCGGCAAGCGGCCGGTGGTCATCCTGTGCGGCCTGCTGTGCGCCCTCACCTTTATCGTCATCCCCTTCACCACCAGCTCGCTGACCGCATCGCTGGCGGCCATGTTCGCCCTGTTCTTCACCTTCGAGATCGCCGTGGTCGGGGCCATTCCCCTGCTGACCGAGATCGTGCCCAGCGCGCGCGTCGCGGTCATGTCGATGGCCTTTGGGGCGATGGCCGCCGGACGCACCATCGGCTCCGTCATCGGGCCATTCATCTGGCAGCGGGCGGGGCTGCCCGGCAATGCGACCGTCGCGGCGCTGATGATGGTGCTGGCCGTGGTGGTGCTGTTCCGTTGGTTGCACGAGGGGACGACAACGAGTAGTGAGACCTCAGAGGTTGCCGGATAG
- a CDS encoding CARDB domain-containing protein, giving the protein MDVIFEYAVKVICGRADGEILAPGRYWTAINVHNPATTGVKFRKKVAIAFPGEKPGPVSEFFDAKLGPDEAFEIDCKDIRAHAHYDEEFLKGFVVIQSPSELDVVAVYTAAGARDTVETMDIERVPARRIRTGLPDLVPEPDETGSFCRRKDGNLIVTVRNQGTFGAGPSVTSVDFGGFGVVSLATPALAAGASVDLAFPIPLGCFDPDCDFRITVDATSIVVESNEGNNTAFGTCLG; this is encoded by the coding sequence ATGGATGTCATATTCGAGTATGCCGTCAAGGTGATCTGTGGCAGAGCGGACGGCGAAATTCTGGCGCCGGGTCGTTATTGGACGGCGATAAATGTCCACAATCCCGCCACCACCGGGGTGAAATTCAGGAAGAAGGTCGCCATCGCTTTTCCCGGCGAGAAGCCGGGGCCGGTGTCGGAATTCTTCGACGCCAAGCTCGGCCCGGATGAGGCGTTCGAAATCGATTGTAAAGATATTCGCGCCCATGCCCACTATGACGAAGAGTTTCTGAAGGGCTTTGTCGTGATACAAAGTCCGTCCGAACTGGACGTTGTCGCCGTCTATACCGCGGCCGGGGCGCGTGACACCGTCGAGACGATGGACATCGAACGCGTTCCCGCGCGGCGCATCAGGACCGGATTGCCGGATCTGGTGCCCGAACCCGACGAGACTGGTTCCTTCTGCCGCCGTAAAGACGGCAATCTAATCGTCACGGTCAGAAACCAGGGCACATTCGGGGCGGGGCCGTCGGTGACGTCGGTCGACTTCGGCGGCTTCGGGGTGGTCTCCCTGGCGACTCCCGCTCTCGCGGCGGGCGCGAGCGTCGATCTGGCCTTCCCTATCCCGCTTGGCTGTTTCGACCCGGATTGCGACTTCAGGATTACCGTCGATGCGACCAGCATCGTGGTCGAATCCAACGAAGGCAACAACACCGCGTTCGGTACGTGTCTGGGGTAA
- a CDS encoding CPBP family intramembrane glutamic endopeptidase: protein MSGPTTGSAAPGDLTPHEIISPATARNRALIAILLPLALALLVGVISGSLFAPTAAGALPNAAPIFAALGIAAWFVGLRFYGLRGLGLRGGRPLFAGIGFAVLAWVAVLIGRFLPTLPSVDFDATGQAIVEMALQVEVIATQSAGSGRAFAYLLLFEAFAVHVWAFGLVFRALADWRGGLTAAIGAGILFGATGYLLFRESFVPGLPALLYFLLWGVVYGVIRLRTGSILGPILVQALQSFTAWFVFQPPDDMSQTGIRTVYLAISLLFVLIIWRLWPRQEADYRV, encoded by the coding sequence ATGTCTGGCCCAACCACGGGGAGCGCCGCGCCCGGCGATTTAACCCCCCACGAAATCATTTCCCCGGCGACAGCCCGCAACCGCGCCCTGATCGCCATTCTCCTGCCGCTGGCCCTGGCCCTGCTGGTGGGCGTCATCAGCGGCTCGCTCTTCGCCCCCACGGCCGCCGGCGCGCTGCCCAACGCCGCGCCCATCTTCGCCGCCCTGGGCATCGCCGCCTGGTTCGTCGGCCTGCGCTTCTATGGGTTGCGCGGGCTGGGGCTGCGCGGCGGCCGGCCGCTCTTCGCCGGCATTGGCTTTGCCGTGCTGGCTTGGGTGGCGGTGCTCATCGGCCGCTTCCTGCCCACGCTGCCGAGTGTGGACTTCGACGCCACCGGCCAGGCCATCGTCGAGATGGCTCTACAGGTCGAGGTGATAGCGACCCAATCGGCCGGGTCGGGGCGGGCCTTCGCCTATCTCCTGCTGTTCGAGGCCTTCGCCGTGCACGTGTGGGCGTTTGGCCTCGTCTTCCGGGCGCTGGCCGACTGGCGCGGCGGGCTGACGGCGGCCATCGGCGCGGGCATCCTCTTCGGCGCCACCGGCTACCTGCTCTTCCGCGAGTCCTTTGTGCCCGGCTTGCCGGCGTTGCTCTACTTCCTGCTGTGGGGCGTCGTCTATGGCGTCATTCGCCTGCGCACGGGCAGCATTCTGGGGCCGATCCTCGTGCAGGCATTGCAGAGCTTCACGGCCTGGTTCGTCTTCCAGCCGCCGGACGATATGAGCCAAACGGGCATCCGCACCGTCTATCTGGCGATCAGCCTGCTGTTCGTGCTCATCATCTGGCGCCTCTGGCCGCGGCAGGAGGCGGATTATCGCGTTTGA
- a CDS encoding enoyl-CoA hydratase-related protein, which yields MTYENILTRVEGRAGIVTLNRPKALNALNRELMTELMDALAAFDGDPAVGCMVVTGSERAFAAGADIKEMATATPTTMMTNSFIDLWDRLRGVGKPIIAAVSGFALGGGCELAMACDMIVASETAQFGQPEINLGVIPGAGGTQRMTLAVGKAVAMEMVLNARYLSAAEALQHGLVNRVYPVEVYLEEAIRLANEIAGRAPVAVRLAKEAVNAVFEMPLRAGLDHERRLFYLLFGTADQKEGMEAFVNKRRPTWTGS from the coding sequence ATGACCTACGAAAATATTCTAACCCGCGTCGAGGGGCGGGCCGGGATCGTCACGCTGAACCGGCCCAAAGCGCTCAACGCCCTGAACCGCGAATTGATGACCGAATTGATGGACGCGCTGGCGGCCTTCGACGGCGACCCGGCCGTGGGCTGCATGGTCGTCACCGGCAGCGAGCGGGCCTTCGCCGCCGGGGCCGACATCAAGGAGATGGCGACGGCCACGCCCACGACGATGATGACCAACTCGTTCATCGACCTGTGGGATCGGCTGCGCGGCGTGGGCAAGCCGATTATCGCCGCCGTGTCCGGCTTCGCGCTGGGCGGCGGCTGCGAACTGGCGATGGCCTGCGACATGATCGTCGCCAGCGAGACGGCCCAGTTCGGCCAGCCGGAGATCAATCTGGGGGTCATCCCCGGCGCGGGCGGCACGCAACGGATGACGCTGGCCGTGGGCAAGGCGGTGGCGATGGAGATGGTGCTGAACGCCCGCTATCTATCGGCGGCCGAGGCGCTCCAGCACGGCCTGGTCAACCGCGTTTACCCGGTGGAGGTCTACCTGGAGGAAGCGATCCGTCTGGCCAATGAGATCGCCGGGCGCGCCCCGGTGGCCGTGCGGCTGGCGAAGGAGGCCGTCAATGCCGTCTTCGAGATGCCGCTGCGGGCTGGATTAGACCATGAGCGGCGGCTGTTCTACCTGCTGTTCGGCACGGCCGACCAGAAAGAGGGCATGGAGGCGTTCGTCAACAAGCGCCGCCCGACGTGGACAGGCTCATAG
- a CDS encoding ABC transporter ATP-binding protein — MRFRRIARRQAAKPDDANPPITRGGLSVFRRLLGYVRPYWRWMTVAVVALIISSLLGLVLPLVVRNLVDFAFVNDDVADLNRVTLGLLAVFIFQSLFTFIQQMALANAGERAVADIRIDVFTHLQELPLSFYAERRTGELVSRVTNDVALLQQSMTWNLVILLRQIITIIGAAALLFWLDWRLTLLILLVVPVITLTMVWLGGRIRDASVAVQDSLAEIANSAEETTRGVRIVKSFAREPYEIGRFTTRVMDLYHAAMRRARINAMLAPLIGLIASITITGILYYGGSQVIAGNLSPGDLIAYLIYTVMVASPIAIMADLYGQFQAAIGASQRLFELLDRPSEIVEQPDARPLPLVAGEVVFQDVGFHYTTAIDVLDDVSFRARPGQLIALVGPSGAGKSTLVNLIPRFYDPVGGRITIDGNDVRAVTLKSLREQIGIVPQETILFSGSVYDNIRYGRLEATRAEIEAAAMAANAHTFIVEDLEHGYETAVGEHGVKLSGGQRQRIAIARAILKDPRILILDEATSSLDSESESLVQDALERLMRGRTSFVIAHRLSTVLNADWILVMNKGRIVEQGTHATLLLNPDGLYARLYNRQFAIA, encoded by the coding sequence GTGCGTTTTCGTCGAATCGCCCGCCGCCAAGCCGCTAAGCCGGACGACGCCAACCCGCCCATCACCCGCGGCGGCCTGTCCGTTTTCCGGCGCCTGCTGGGCTACGTGCGCCCCTATTGGCGCTGGATGACCGTGGCCGTCGTGGCCCTGATCATCAGTTCGCTGCTGGGGCTGGTATTGCCACTGGTGGTGCGCAATCTGGTCGATTTCGCCTTCGTCAACGACGACGTGGCCGATCTCAACCGGGTAACGCTTGGCCTGCTGGCCGTCTTCATCTTCCAATCGCTGTTCACCTTTATCCAGCAAATGGCCCTGGCCAATGCCGGCGAGCGGGCCGTGGCCGACATCCGCATCGATGTCTTCACCCACTTGCAGGAGTTGCCGCTCAGCTTCTACGCCGAACGACGCACCGGCGAGCTGGTGTCGCGCGTCACCAACGACGTGGCCCTGCTCCAGCAATCGATGACCTGGAATCTGGTCATCCTGCTGCGGCAGATCATCACCATCATCGGCGCGGCCGCCCTGCTGTTCTGGCTCGATTGGCGGCTGACGCTGCTCATCCTGCTGGTCGTGCCGGTCATCACCCTGACCATGGTCTGGCTGGGCGGGCGCATCCGTGACGCCTCGGTGGCGGTGCAGGATTCGCTGGCCGAGATCGCCAACTCGGCCGAAGAGACCACGCGCGGCGTGCGTATCGTCAAGTCATTCGCCCGCGAGCCGTATGAGATCGGCCGCTTCACCACGCGGGTCATGGATCTGTACCACGCGGCCATGCGCCGGGCGCGCATCAACGCCATGCTGGCCCCCCTCATCGGCCTCATCGCCTCGATCACCATCACCGGCATCCTCTACTATGGCGGTTCGCAGGTCATCGCCGGCAATCTGTCGCCCGGCGATCTCATCGCCTACCTGATCTACACGGTCATGGTCGCCTCGCCCATCGCCATCATGGCCGACCTCTACGGCCAGTTCCAGGCGGCCATCGGCGCATCGCAACGCCTGTTTGAGTTGCTCGACCGGCCGTCGGAGATCGTGGAACAGCCCGACGCCCGGCCGCTACCCCTGGTGGCCGGCGAGGTCGTGTTCCAAGACGTGGGTTTCCATTACACCACGGCCATCGACGTGCTCGATGACGTTTCCTTCCGCGCCCGGCCGGGGCAGCTCATCGCCCTGGTGGGGCCAAGCGGCGCGGGCAAGAGCACGCTGGTCAACCTCATCCCCCGCTTCTACGACCCGGTCGGCGGCCGCATCACCATCGACGGCAACGACGTTCGCGCCGTCACCCTCAAGAGCCTGCGCGAGCAAATCGGCATCGTGCCCCAGGAGACGATCCTCTTCTCCGGCAGCGTCTACGACAACATCCGCTACGGCCGGCTGGAAGCGACGCGGGCGGAGATCGAAGCGGCGGCGATGGCCGCCAACGCCCATACCTTTATCGTTGAAGATCTGGAGCACGGCTATGAGACGGCCGTGGGCGAGCACGGCGTGAAGCTGAGCGGCGGCCAGCGCCAGCGCATCGCCATCGCCCGCGCCATCCTGAAAGACCCGCGCATCCTCATCCTCGATGAGGCCACCTCGTCACTCGACAGCGAGAGCGAGAGCCTGGTGCAAGATGCACTGGAGCGGCTCATGCGCGGCCGGACGTCATTCGTCATCGCCCACCGGCTGAGCACCGTGCTAAACGCCGACTGGATTCTGGTGATGAACAAGGGGCGGATCGTGGAGCAGGGCACGCACGCCACGCTGCTGCTGAACCCGGATGGCCTCTACGCGCGGCTCTACAATCGCCAGTTCGCCATCGCCTAG
- the trxB gene encoding thioredoxin-disulfide reductase has product MQKERVVIIGSGPAGLSAAIYTARALLNPVVLTGVQLGGQISLTSEVENYPGLFNPEATPTGPDMVELMRRQAEHFGARLVYEEVTEVDFRHGPPFTVKTHGQTFSADAVIVTAGASPKHLEVPGETEYVGRGVSYCGTCDGFFFRGKDVAVVGGGDSALEESIFLTKFADKVTIVHRRDELRAGPTLQKRAFANEKIGFVWDSVIDAIEGNGVVQNVKLRNLKTGAAGDMTVDGVFIFIGHYPNSKFLVDELAMDEHGYVITDEFMRTNVAGVYAAGEIQDPHYRQIATSVGQGVAAAMQLERWLAAKE; this is encoded by the coding sequence ATGCAAAAGGAACGAGTCGTAATCATTGGCTCCGGCCCGGCCGGACTATCGGCGGCCATCTACACCGCGCGGGCGCTTCTGAACCCGGTCGTACTCACCGGCGTGCAGCTCGGCGGCCAGATTTCGCTCACCAGCGAGGTGGAGAATTACCCTGGCCTGTTTAACCCCGAGGCCACGCCCACCGGTCCGGACATGGTCGAATTGATGCGCCGCCAGGCCGAGCACTTTGGCGCGCGGCTGGTCTACGAAGAGGTGACCGAGGTCGATTTCCGCCACGGCCCGCCCTTCACCGTGAAGACCCACGGCCAGACGTTCAGCGCCGACGCGGTGATCGTGACCGCCGGGGCGTCGCCCAAGCATCTGGAAGTACCGGGCGAGACGGAATACGTCGGCCGCGGCGTCAGCTATTGCGGCACGTGCGACGGCTTCTTCTTCCGCGGCAAGGACGTGGCCGTGGTTGGCGGCGGCGATAGCGCCCTGGAAGAGAGCATCTTCCTGACCAAGTTCGCCGACAAGGTGACCATCGTCCACCGCCGCGACGAACTGCGCGCCGGGCCGACGCTGCAAAAGCGCGCCTTCGCCAACGAGAAGATCGGCTTTGTGTGGGATTCGGTCATCGACGCCATCGAGGGCAACGGCGTGGTGCAAAACGTCAAGCTGCGCAACCTGAAAACGGGCGCGGCCGGCGACATGACCGTCGATGGCGTGTTCATCTTCATCGGCCACTACCCCAACAGCAAGTTCCTGGTCGATGAGTTGGCGATGGACGAGCATGGCTACGTCATCACCGACGAGTTCATGCGCACCAACGTGGCCGGCGTCTATGCCGCGGGCGAGATACAGGACCCGCACTACCGCCAGATCGCCACGTCGGTCGGCCAGGGCGTGGCCGCGGCCATGCAACTGGAGCGCTGGTTGGCGGCGAAAGAGTAA
- a CDS encoding SIR2 family NAD-dependent protein deacylase: MGNEAHIDRAIELLRQARHVVALTGAGISTPSGIPDYRSPKSGLWEKAADMVEVATLAAFRRQPLAFYDWLRPLLHVIREAQPNPAHLALAQLEAVGRLQAIITQNIDLLHSRAGSHQVYEIHGHLREVVCPTCHNVVPAEPLLDAFMAAGKVPHCPRCRHIMKPSVVLFGELLPWRAMKAAQHHCATADVMIVVGSSLQVAPAADLPEMALANGARLIIINYNETHLDDQADVVLRGDVAEVLPQLADPFQTRPAPLEEPPPEGPHLGLVGKNPSAGEVRIER, encoded by the coding sequence ATGGGCAACGAGGCACACATCGACCGGGCGATTGAACTGTTGCGCCAGGCCCGCCACGTGGTGGCCCTGACCGGCGCGGGCATCAGCACGCCGTCGGGCATCCCCGACTACCGCAGCCCGAAATCCGGCCTGTGGGAGAAGGCGGCCGACATGGTGGAAGTCGCCACACTGGCCGCCTTTCGCCGCCAACCGCTGGCCTTCTACGACTGGTTGCGCCCCCTGCTGCACGTGATCCGCGAGGCGCAACCCAACCCGGCCCACCTGGCGCTGGCCCAACTGGAGGCTGTCGGCCGTCTGCAAGCCATCATCACCCAGAATATCGATCTGCTCCACAGCCGCGCCGGGTCGCATCAAGTCTACGAGATCCACGGCCATCTGCGCGAGGTCGTCTGCCCCACGTGCCACAACGTCGTCCCCGCCGAACCGCTGCTGGATGCGTTCATGGCCGCCGGCAAAGTGCCCCACTGCCCACGCTGCCGCCACATCATGAAGCCCAGTGTCGTCCTCTTCGGCGAGCTACTGCCCTGGCGGGCGATGAAAGCCGCCCAGCACCACTGCGCCACGGCCGACGTGATGATTGTGGTCGGGTCGTCGCTCCAGGTGGCCCCCGCGGCCGATTTGCCGGAAATGGCCCTCGCCAATGGGGCGCGGCTGATCATCATCAACTACAACGAGACCCATCTCGATGACCAGGCCGACGTCGTCCTGCGCGGCGACGTGGCCGAGGTGCTGCCCCAATTAGCCGATCCGTTCCAGACGCGCCCGGCGCCGCTGGAAGAGCCGCCGCCGGAGGGGCCACACCTGGGTTTGGTGGGTAAGAATCCCTCGGCCGGAGAAGTCAGAATAGAGAGATAG
- a CDS encoding SCO1664 family protein: MNDIADEMLPLLQSGRVEIEGLLPWSSNYAFLVRVCDGPREVGAVYKPQRGERPLWDFPQGTLCMREQAAFVISRALGWHIIPPTVLREAQHGLGTVQLFIDHDPARHYFTIEGQAAMRPQLQRMVLLDVLINNADRKAGHVLIDQKEEAAAGRLWGIDHGICFHVDAKLRTVIWEFGGTPIPAALKADLAALRRRLDDPGDPLPATLVELLSPAEIEALGYRLSRLIDRTNFPKPGAGRHYPWPPV; this comes from the coding sequence ATGAACGACATAGCGGACGAGATGTTGCCGCTCTTGCAAAGCGGGCGGGTGGAGATCGAGGGGCTGTTGCCCTGGAGTTCCAACTACGCCTTTCTGGTCCGCGTCTGCGATGGGCCGCGCGAAGTCGGCGCGGTCTATAAGCCCCAGCGCGGCGAGCGCCCGCTGTGGGATTTCCCGCAGGGCACGCTCTGTATGCGCGAGCAGGCCGCGTTTGTCATCAGCCGGGCGCTGGGCTGGCACATCATCCCGCCGACCGTCCTGCGCGAGGCGCAACACGGCCTGGGCACGGTGCAACTCTTCATCGACCACGATCCCGCCCGCCATTACTTCACCATCGAGGGCCAGGCAGCCATGCGCCCCCAATTGCAGCGCATGGTGCTGCTCGACGTGCTGATCAACAACGCCGACCGCAAGGCCGGCCACGTCCTGATCGATCAAAAGGAGGAAGCGGCAGCGGGCCGCCTGTGGGGTATCGACCACGGCATCTGCTTCCACGTCGATGCCAAGCTGCGGACGGTGATCTGGGAATTCGGCGGCACACCCATCCCCGCCGCCCTGAAGGCCGATTTGGCGGCCCTTCGCCGGCGGCTGGACGACCCCGGCGACCCGCTGCCCGCTACGCTGGTCGAATTACTGTCGCCGGCCGAGATCGAGGCGCTGGGCTACCGGCTTAGCCGGCTCATCGACCGGACCAATTTCCCCAAACCGGGCGCGGGCCGCCACTATCCGTGGCCGCCGGTCTGA
- a CDS encoding DUF3090 domain-containing protein, translating to MAHQIDLNPATHLTVGTVGPPGQRTFFLQGSRGTQTISLIIEKEQAILLAGSLETFLDDLSRQHPPATRETAEPIWMDMRLREPVEEMFRVGNMGLGYSEGDDLVVLIAYELVEEGVDPNVVSFWATRAQILSLVKHVTDIVKQGRPICGNCGRPIDPDGHFCPQRNGHRH from the coding sequence ATGGCCCACCAAATCGACCTGAACCCGGCCACCCACCTCACCGTCGGCACGGTGGGGCCGCCCGGCCAACGCACTTTCTTCCTGCAAGGTAGCCGCGGCACGCAGACCATTTCGCTGATCATCGAAAAGGAGCAGGCTATCCTGCTGGCCGGCAGCCTGGAGACGTTCCTCGATGACCTGTCTCGGCAGCACCCGCCGGCCACCCGCGAGACGGCCGAGCCGATCTGGATGGACATGCGTCTGCGCGAGCCGGTGGAAGAGATGTTCCGCGTCGGCAACATGGGGCTGGGCTATAGCGAGGGGGACGATCTGGTCGTCCTGATCGCCTACGAATTGGTGGAGGAGGGCGTAGACCCCAACGTCGTCAGCTTCTGGGCCACGCGGGCGCAAATTCTGTCGCTCGTGAAGCACGTCACCGATATCGTGAAGCAGGGGCGGCCGATCTGCGGCAACTGCGGCCGGCCCATCGACCCCGACGGCCACTTCTGCCCCCAGCGCAACGGCCATCGCCATTAG
- a CDS encoding MSMEG_4193 family putative phosphomutase, producing the protein MGTIILVRHGENEWARKNKLAGRIPGIHLNETGHRQANAVAQRLAALPVKAVYSSPITRCVETAAYVADTHRLSVQFIDEISEVEYGEWEGKKIKKLSKEPLWRAVQFFPSRARFPRGEALRESQFRAVQAIEELAARHDKDMIVVVSHADVIRLLLAHYLGIHIDLFQRLVISPASASLLALGAEGGVRVLRINDDGPLNVPAAPAKEKQTKKKDGKKPRRAAAQPTPTTDGAANWVTLPAAADGQPAPGANHAAKTSEPALAAFDEEE; encoded by the coding sequence ATGGGAACGATCATCCTCGTGCGACATGGCGAAAACGAATGGGCCAGGAAGAATAAGCTGGCCGGGCGGATTCCCGGTATCCACCTGAACGAGACCGGCCACCGCCAGGCCAACGCCGTTGCCCAGCGGCTGGCCGCGCTGCCGGTCAAGGCCGTCTATAGCAGCCCCATCACCCGTTGTGTCGAGACGGCGGCCTACGTCGCCGATACCCACCGCCTGTCCGTGCAGTTCATCGACGAGATCAGCGAAGTGGAATATGGCGAGTGGGAAGGCAAAAAGATCAAGAAGCTGTCCAAGGAACCGCTGTGGCGGGCGGTGCAATTCTTCCCCAGCCGCGCCCGCTTTCCGCGCGGCGAGGCGTTGCGCGAGTCCCAGTTTCGCGCGGTGCAGGCCATCGAGGAACTGGCCGCGCGGCATGACAAAGACATGATCGTCGTCGTCTCCCACGCCGACGTCATCCGCCTGTTGCTGGCCCACTATCTGGGCATCCACATCGATCTGTTCCAGCGGCTGGTGATCTCGCCCGCGTCGGCCAGCCTGTTGGCTCTGGGAGCGGAAGGCGGCGTGCGCGTGTTGCGCATCAACGACGATGGGCCGCTGAACGTGCCGGCCGCGCCCGCCAAAGAGAAACAAACCAAGAAGAAAGACGGCAAGAAGCCCAGGCGCGCCGCGGCCCAACCCACTCCGACCACCGACGGGGCGGCCAACTGGGTGACGTTGCCCGCGGCGGCCGACGGCCAACCCGCGCCCGGCGCCAATCACGCCGCCAAAACCAGCGAACCCGCCCTTGCGGCGTTCGACGAAGAAGAGTAA